From a region of the Agrobacterium tumefaciens genome:
- a CDS encoding HAMP domain-containing protein encodes MKNLSISRQLIVLVVALMAAFTVATYYQLKSATDAIYNERYGMLRTQVQSAISVLQSFQDKEKAGTLTRDEAMKQAFATVSAMKFTPDGYFFGYDYDVTMKFHPDAKRVGESYKGKPDSNGYAYRDELVRLGRNGGGQTDFYGPKPGMEGDDFAKSSYALAFEPWQVVVVTGVYIDDLTAQVRTEVLKALSIGAVIFALALAAAFYVIRGISKPLGDIHRALGEVANENVSMTIPHTGLTNEVGMMAKATASLQEKVRERHAMQRRQEEQQQQLDSERQTNLDMQRDEAELQARVVSTIGEALEKLASGDLTVRCRDLGSRYATLRDNFNEALTHLDAAMAKVNAKSIDIGGSKEEIRKASNELSQRTERQAANLEETSAALDELTVAVRQTAEGAADAAQRVTSVSSEAIRSDRVVAEAISAMSGIEQSSSEISKIIGVIDDIAFQTNLLALNAGVEAARAGEAGKGFAVVAQEVRELAQKSAAAAKEIKDQIARSSGQVENGVRLVGEAGDALKRISDQIRSANDIVSKIAHSAAEQDTTLRSISSSLNQLDVATQHNAAMAEETTASAEALAVDTEELLNLIRSFRVSSGASGNQLYGMAQQMRMAS; translated from the coding sequence ATGAAAAACCTCTCGATTTCCCGGCAACTCATCGTTCTGGTAGTGGCCTTGATGGCTGCCTTTACCGTAGCGACCTACTACCAGCTCAAGTCAGCCACCGACGCGATCTATAACGAGCGTTACGGCATGTTGCGCACGCAGGTTCAGTCAGCCATTTCCGTCCTTCAGTCTTTCCAGGACAAGGAAAAAGCCGGTACGCTGACGCGCGACGAAGCGATGAAACAGGCCTTCGCCACCGTCAGCGCGATGAAATTCACACCGGATGGCTACTTCTTCGGTTACGACTATGATGTGACCATGAAGTTCCACCCCGACGCCAAGCGTGTCGGTGAGAGCTATAAGGGTAAACCGGACAGCAACGGCTACGCCTATCGCGACGAACTCGTGCGTCTTGGCCGCAATGGCGGTGGGCAGACCGATTTCTACGGTCCAAAGCCCGGCATGGAAGGTGACGACTTTGCAAAAAGCTCCTACGCGCTGGCTTTCGAACCCTGGCAAGTCGTTGTCGTCACCGGTGTTTACATCGACGATCTGACCGCGCAGGTTCGCACAGAAGTTCTCAAGGCCCTCTCCATCGGTGCGGTGATCTTCGCGCTGGCACTGGCCGCAGCGTTCTATGTCATCCGTGGCATCTCCAAGCCGCTCGGCGATATTCACCGGGCGCTTGGCGAAGTTGCCAATGAAAATGTCTCGATGACCATTCCGCATACGGGCCTGACAAATGAAGTGGGCATGATGGCAAAGGCCACCGCCTCGCTTCAGGAAAAGGTGCGCGAGCGGCATGCCATGCAGCGCCGCCAGGAAGAGCAGCAACAGCAACTCGACAGCGAACGACAGACCAATCTCGACATGCAACGCGACGAAGCCGAACTTCAGGCCCGGGTTGTTTCCACCATCGGCGAAGCACTGGAGAAGCTGGCATCCGGCGATCTGACCGTGCGCTGTCGCGACCTAGGCAGCCGCTATGCAACGCTGCGCGACAATTTCAACGAGGCTTTGACGCATCTCGACGCCGCCATGGCCAAGGTAAATGCCAAGAGCATCGACATTGGCGGTTCCAAGGAAGAAATCCGCAAGGCTTCCAACGAGCTGTCTCAACGCACCGAACGTCAGGCAGCCAATCTTGAGGAAACGTCGGCTGCACTCGACGAATTGACGGTTGCCGTGCGCCAGACCGCTGAAGGTGCAGCCGACGCAGCCCAGCGCGTCACCTCCGTCAGCTCCGAAGCGATCCGCAGCGACCGCGTGGTGGCAGAAGCCATCAGTGCCATGAGCGGCATCGAACAATCCTCATCGGAAATCTCTAAGATCATCGGCGTGATCGATGACATCGCCTTCCAGACCAACCTTCTGGCCTTGAATGCTGGTGTGGAAGCGGCCCGTGCCGGCGAAGCTGGCAAAGGCTTTGCTGTCGTTGCACAGGAAGTGCGTGAACTGGCGCAGAAGTCGGCCGCGGCCGCAAAGGAGATCAAGGATCAGATCGCCCGCTCGTCCGGCCAGGTTGAAAACGGCGTTCGCCTCGTCGGCGAGGCCGGCGATGCGCTGAAGCGCATTTCGGACCAGATCCGCTCGGCAAACGATATTGTCAGCAAGATCGCCCACTCCGCGGCAGAGCAGGATACGACACTGCGCTCCATCTCCTCGTCGCTCAACCAGCTCGACGTTGCCACCCAGCACAATGCGGCAATGGCGGAAGAAACCACAGCGTCGGCGGAAGCGTTGGCTGTCGACACTGAAGAACTGCTGAACCTGATCCGCAGCTTCCGCGTCTCGTCCGGCGCGTCGGGCAACCAGCTCTATGGCATGGCGCAGCAGATGCGCATGGCAAGCTGA
- the purD gene encoding phosphoribosylamine--glycine ligase — MKVLLIGSGGREHALAWKITQSPLLEKFYAAPGNPGIADHATLVSLDVEDHAAIIAFAKEKALDFVVVGPEAPLVAGLADDLRAAGIATFGPSKAAAQLEGSKGFTKDLCARYDIPTGAYQRFKSAEPAKAYVREQGAPIVIKADGLAAGKGVTVAMNEAEALAAIDDCFDGAFGSAGAEVVVEAFLDGEEASFFCLSDGKTALALATAQDHKRVGDGDTGPNTGGMGAYSPAPVMTPAMVERTMKEIIEPTIKGMAKDGHPFSGVFFAGLMITQKGPELIEYNVRFGDPECQVLMMRLKSDLLPILYATATGTLDQVTAEWRDDAALTVVLASKGYPGSYDKNTPIAHIPDASADAKVFHAGTALKDGKLVATGGRVLNATAFGKTVTEAQTRAYALVDDVKWDNGFCRRDIGWQAVAREKA; from the coding sequence ATGAAAGTTCTGTTGATCGGTTCTGGCGGACGCGAACATGCGCTTGCATGGAAAATCACCCAATCTCCCCTGCTCGAAAAGTTTTACGCCGCACCGGGCAACCCTGGCATTGCCGACCATGCGACACTTGTTTCGCTTGATGTCGAAGATCACGCCGCCATCATCGCCTTCGCAAAAGAAAAGGCACTGGATTTCGTCGTGGTTGGCCCCGAGGCGCCGCTCGTCGCCGGCCTCGCGGACGATCTGCGCGCAGCGGGAATTGCCACCTTCGGCCCTTCAAAGGCTGCAGCACAGCTGGAAGGCTCCAAGGGATTCACCAAGGACCTCTGCGCCCGCTACGACATCCCGACCGGCGCGTACCAGCGCTTCAAGTCCGCAGAGCCGGCCAAGGCCTATGTGCGTGAACAGGGAGCACCCATCGTCATCAAGGCTGACGGCCTGGCGGCAGGCAAGGGTGTGACTGTTGCCATGAACGAGGCGGAAGCTCTTGCCGCCATCGACGATTGTTTTGACGGCGCCTTCGGCTCCGCCGGTGCTGAAGTCGTTGTTGAAGCTTTTCTGGACGGCGAAGAGGCAAGCTTCTTCTGCCTTTCCGACGGCAAAACGGCGCTCGCGCTTGCCACCGCGCAGGATCACAAACGTGTCGGTGACGGCGACACCGGCCCCAACACCGGCGGCATGGGCGCTTACTCCCCTGCCCCCGTGATGACGCCTGCCATGGTGGAACGCACCATGAAGGAAATCATCGAGCCAACAATCAAGGGTATGGCAAAAGACGGCCATCCTTTCTCCGGCGTCTTCTTTGCGGGCCTGATGATTACCCAAAAGGGTCCGGAGCTGATCGAGTACAACGTGCGTTTCGGCGATCCCGAATGCCAGGTGCTGATGATGCGCTTGAAAAGCGATCTGTTACCGATCCTGTACGCCACAGCGACGGGCACGCTTGATCAGGTGACGGCAGAATGGCGAGACGACGCCGCGCTGACTGTCGTTCTCGCATCGAAGGGCTATCCCGGTTCCTATGACAAGAATACGCCGATCGCGCATATTCCGGATGCAAGCGCCGACGCCAAGGTGTTCCATGCCGGCACGGCGTTAAAAGACGGCAAGCTGGTTGCAACTGGTGGACGCGTTCTCAACGCCACTGCTTTTGGCAAGACCGTGACGGAAGCACAGACGCGCGCCTATGCGCTTGTGGACGATGTGAAATGGGACAACGGTTTTTGCCGTCGCGATATTGGCTGGCAGGCCGTAGCACGCGAAAAAGCCTGA
- a CDS encoding RNA-binding transcriptional accessory protein has translation MSADNARLSTLIASEINARAEQVKAAIGLLDEGATVPFIARYRKEVTGGLDDTQLRVLAERLSYLRELNARRSSIVESINGQGKMTDELMVKIMQAATKAELEDLYLPYKPKRRTRAEIARERGLGPLAQAIWDNRGADPSKLAESYVQGEVADVKAALEGARDIVAEAMTENADLLKRLRDYMRQGAMLRAKVVDGKQAAGEKFSDYFEHNEKWATAPGHRALAMLRGWNEEVLTLTIDVDADDPSPVKPAQRTIASSFDIRNAGPADAWLMDVAGWTWRVKLSMSLSLDLMRELRERAEEEAIHVFARNLKDLLLAAPAGSRATMGLDPGIRTGVKVAIVDGTGKLLDTTTVYPFPPKNDIRGTQAELASLIRKHGVELIAIGNGTGSRETEKLVADMLAQLTGPKPTKVIVSEAGASVYSASERAANEFPNLDVSLRGAVSIARRLQDPLAELVKIEPKSIGVGQYQHDVDQGKLSRSLDAVVEDAVNAVGVDLNTASAPLLSRVSGLGASIADAIVLHRDQVGPFSSRKELLKVPRLGQRTFEQCAGFLRIPNGKEPLDASSVHPEAYGVAKKIVAACGRDLRTLMGDSATLKALDPKQFIDEQFGLPTVKDIIAELEKPGRDPRPSFKTATFAEGVDEITDLKPGMLLEGTVTNVAAFGAFVDIGVHQDGLVHVSQLADRFVKDPHEVVKAGDVVKVRVVEVDVKRKRIGLTMRKDGGEAAPQPMREKGNANAMRHANAKPQGRNEGSQSGGALAAALAEAMKRR, from the coding sequence ATGTCCGCAGACAATGCCCGCCTTTCCACATTGATTGCCTCCGAAATCAACGCTCGCGCCGAGCAGGTGAAGGCGGCGATAGGATTGCTGGACGAGGGGGCGACGGTTCCCTTCATCGCCCGTTACCGCAAGGAAGTGACGGGTGGCCTGGATGACACGCAGCTTCGTGTCCTGGCGGAACGCCTTTCTTACCTGCGTGAACTCAATGCGCGCCGCAGCTCAATCGTTGAATCCATCAACGGTCAGGGCAAGATGACGGACGAGTTGATGGTGAAGATCATGCAGGCAGCCACCAAGGCTGAACTGGAAGACCTCTACCTTCCCTACAAGCCGAAGCGCCGCACCCGTGCCGAAATTGCCCGCGAACGCGGTCTTGGCCCCTTGGCTCAGGCCATTTGGGACAACCGTGGAGCCGATCCGTCCAAGCTGGCGGAAAGTTATGTTCAGGGCGAGGTCGCCGATGTGAAGGCGGCACTTGAGGGAGCTCGCGATATCGTCGCTGAAGCGATGACGGAAAATGCCGATCTGTTGAAACGCCTGCGCGACTATATGCGCCAGGGCGCCATGCTGCGCGCCAAGGTGGTCGATGGCAAACAGGCGGCTGGCGAGAAATTTTCCGATTACTTCGAGCATAATGAAAAATGGGCGACAGCTCCCGGCCATCGCGCGCTTGCCATGCTGCGCGGTTGGAACGAGGAAGTGCTGACCTTGACCATCGATGTCGATGCGGACGATCCTTCACCGGTCAAGCCCGCGCAGCGCACCATTGCCAGCAGCTTCGATATTCGCAATGCAGGTCCGGCCGATGCCTGGCTGATGGACGTGGCCGGCTGGACCTGGCGCGTGAAGCTTTCCATGTCGCTGTCGCTCGATCTGATGCGCGAGTTGCGTGAACGCGCAGAAGAAGAAGCAATCCACGTCTTCGCGCGCAACCTCAAGGATTTGTTGCTGGCTGCACCTGCCGGCTCGCGCGCAACGATGGGTCTCGATCCGGGCATTCGCACCGGCGTCAAGGTGGCGATCGTGGATGGCACCGGCAAATTGCTAGACACCACGACGGTTTACCCCTTTCCGCCGAAGAACGATATTCGGGGCACGCAGGCGGAGCTCGCAAGTCTTATCCGTAAACATGGCGTTGAACTGATTGCCATCGGCAATGGCACCGGTAGCCGTGAGACGGAAAAGCTGGTGGCGGATATGCTGGCGCAACTGACCGGGCCAAAGCCAACCAAGGTCATCGTGTCGGAGGCTGGAGCTTCGGTCTATTCGGCATCGGAACGCGCCGCGAACGAGTTCCCCAACCTTGATGTATCGTTGCGTGGTGCCGTCTCCATCGCACGTCGTCTGCAGGACCCATTGGCGGAACTCGTCAAGATCGAGCCCAAATCCATCGGTGTCGGCCAGTATCAGCACGATGTCGATCAGGGCAAGCTGTCCCGTTCGCTCGATGCGGTGGTAGAAGATGCCGTGAACGCCGTCGGCGTCGATCTTAACACCGCGTCTGCGCCTTTGTTGTCGCGGGTGTCCGGTCTTGGTGCGTCGATTGCCGATGCCATTGTCCTGCACCGCGATCAGGTCGGGCCTTTCTCCAGCCGCAAGGAGCTTTTGAAGGTTCCGCGTCTCGGCCAGCGCACCTTCGAACAATGCGCGGGCTTCCTGCGTATCCCGAATGGCAAGGAGCCTCTGGATGCGTCGTCCGTTCACCCTGAAGCTTATGGTGTGGCCAAGAAGATTGTTGCGGCCTGCGGCCGCGACCTGCGCACGCTGATGGGGGACAGTGCCACCTTGAAGGCGCTCGATCCGAAGCAGTTCATCGACGAGCAATTTGGTCTGCCGACGGTCAAGGACATCATTGCCGAACTGGAAAAGCCTGGCCGTGACCCGCGTCCAAGCTTCAAGACGGCAACCTTTGCTGAAGGCGTGGACGAAATCACTGACCTCAAGCCGGGCATGTTGCTGGAAGGTACGGTCACGAACGTTGCCGCCTTTGGGGCCTTCGTCGATATCGGTGTGCACCAGGACGGGCTTGTCCACGTTTCGCAACTGGCCGATCGTTTCGTGAAGGACCCGCATGAGGTGGTTAAGGCGGGTGACGTGGTCAAGGTGCGAGTCGTTGAAGTGGATGTGAAGCGTAAGCGCATCGGCCTTACCATGCGCAAGGACGGCGGCGAGGCCGCCCCCCAGCCGATGCGTGAGAAGGGCAATGCGAACGCGATGCGACATGCCAACGCCAAGCCACAGGGGCGCAACGAAGGGTCGCAATCCGGCGGCGCTTTGGCGGCTGCCCTGGCAGAGGCGATGAAGCGCCGATAA
- a CDS encoding class I SAM-dependent methyltransferase, whose product MALSLHALLEKIIKIGDLLVTSPTGSYSYGDGSGRKVILNFSDEAATQEIAADPALKLAEVFMEGRMTVAQGDIYDFLALVKSNTLSEALSFGMIWRGVARIIASRVKMHLPVNHNRSNVSHHYDLSAKLFDLFLDEDWQYSCAYFNPSGISLEEAQRAKKRHIAAKLMTEPGQKVLEIGSGWGGMAMYIAESAGADVTGITLSEEQLRVSRDRAQKRGLADKVRFELQDYRYLPASKKFDRIVSVGMFEHVGPTHYRDYFDKVAEVLDDDGVMVLHSIGQPYPGLATNPFIEKYIFPGGYIPSLAEVLPAIEKARLLVKDIEILPMHYAHTLRHWRERFVARREEAISLYDERFFRMWEFYLAGSEMAFSHENFHIFQIQLAKSRDAVPHSRDYIQANEARLLEFEKKRPPLEKVTF is encoded by the coding sequence ATGGCGTTGTCTCTGCATGCTCTGCTTGAAAAGATTATCAAGATCGGCGATCTCCTCGTAACCTCGCCGACCGGAAGTTACAGCTACGGCGACGGTTCAGGACGAAAGGTCATCCTGAACTTCTCCGATGAGGCCGCAACCCAGGAGATTGCCGCCGATCCCGCCTTGAAACTCGCGGAAGTTTTCATGGAAGGGCGAATGACGGTCGCGCAAGGCGATATCTACGACTTCCTGGCACTGGTCAAAAGCAACACATTGAGCGAGGCGTTGTCCTTCGGCATGATCTGGCGCGGTGTTGCCCGCATCATCGCATCGCGTGTCAAGATGCACTTGCCGGTCAACCACAACAGGAGCAATGTCTCCCATCACTACGACCTGTCGGCCAAGCTTTTCGATTTGTTTCTGGACGAGGACTGGCAATATTCCTGCGCCTATTTCAATCCGTCGGGGATCAGTCTTGAAGAGGCGCAGCGCGCCAAGAAGCGGCACATTGCAGCCAAGTTGATGACCGAACCCGGTCAGAAGGTGCTGGAGATCGGCTCCGGCTGGGGCGGCATGGCCATGTATATCGCCGAAAGCGCAGGTGCAGACGTCACTGGTATTACGCTCAGCGAAGAGCAATTGCGCGTGTCGCGAGACAGGGCGCAAAAGCGCGGTCTTGCAGACAAGGTTCGCTTCGAATTGCAGGATTACCGTTATCTGCCGGCATCGAAGAAGTTTGATCGTATCGTTTCGGTGGGCATGTTCGAACACGTCGGGCCGACCCATTATCGCGACTATTTCGACAAGGTTGCGGAAGTGCTGGACGACGATGGCGTGATGGTGCTGCATTCCATCGGTCAGCCGTATCCGGGTCTGGCGACGAATCCCTTCATCGAGAAGTACATTTTCCCCGGCGGATATATTCCGTCGCTGGCTGAGGTGTTGCCGGCGATTGAAAAGGCGCGATTGCTGGTGAAAGATATCGAAATCCTGCCCATGCACTATGCCCATACACTCAGGCACTGGCGGGAACGTTTCGTCGCGCGCAGGGAGGAGGCAATTTCTCTCTACGACGAACGCTTTTTCCGGATGTGGGAGTTTTATCTCGCTGGCTCGGAAATGGCTTTCAGCCATGAGAACTTTCACATTTTCCAGATCCAGCTTGCGAAGTCGCGCGATGCCGTGCCGCACAGCCGCGATTACATCCAGGCCAACGAAGCAAGGCTGCTCGAATTTGAAAAAAAACGACCGCCGCTGGAAAAGGTCACGTTCTGA
- a CDS encoding MipA/OmpV family protein — MFKPSVAVAACVLSFFAVGNAQAEGWFSGDWYLKLGGAGFTAPKYQGDNKNEFGFSPIISLGRAGQGARFTSRNDSASISLLDNGPISAGLAGRLISPRDDGDSADLKGMRRIKRGGELGGFAEAYPTDWLRIRGEARQGIRSHSGVVADLSADVFTDLAPGIQISAGPRATWVSKKYNERYYGVTAEQTAAGAPSPYSPNGGLHSVGVGAAITWKVTENAEVGSFAEYRRLTGDAADSTLVSERGSRNQFIVGVQASYKFGFSLP, encoded by the coding sequence ATGTTCAAGCCATCAGTGGCCGTCGCCGCTTGTGTTCTATCGTTTTTTGCCGTCGGCAATGCCCAAGCCGAAGGCTGGTTTTCCGGTGACTGGTATCTGAAACTCGGCGGTGCCGGATTTACGGCGCCGAAGTATCAGGGCGATAACAAGAACGAATTCGGTTTTTCGCCGATCATCTCTCTCGGCCGCGCCGGGCAGGGAGCACGTTTCACCTCTCGCAACGACAGCGCGTCGATTTCGCTGCTGGACAACGGGCCGATCAGCGCAGGTCTTGCCGGACGTCTGATCTCGCCGCGTGATGATGGCGACTCTGCCGATCTCAAGGGCATGCGGCGGATCAAGCGCGGCGGTGAGCTTGGCGGTTTCGCCGAAGCCTATCCGACAGACTGGCTGCGCATCCGCGGCGAAGCGCGTCAGGGTATCCGCAGCCACAGTGGCGTCGTTGCCGACCTTTCTGCCGACGTCTTCACTGATCTCGCGCCCGGCATCCAGATTTCTGCCGGTCCGCGCGCAACTTGGGTCAGCAAGAAGTACAATGAGCGGTATTACGGCGTCACCGCCGAACAGACGGCAGCCGGTGCGCCTTCGCCTTACAGCCCAAATGGCGGTCTGCATTCCGTTGGTGTCGGTGCGGCAATCACCTGGAAGGTCACAGAGAATGCCGAGGTCGGCTCCTTTGCCGAATATCGTCGTTTGACCGGCGATGCTGCTGACAGCACGTTGGTCAGCGAGCGCGGGTCGCGCAATCAGTTCATCGTTGGTGTTCAGGCAAGCTACAAGTTCGGCTTCTCGCTGCCCTGA
- a CDS encoding 4-hydroxybenzoate octaprenyltransferase: MVHHSDLSGRVSDAPSNNWVYRILPRTLWPYAQLARWDRPIGWQLLMWPCFWSAALAANVAAQTGTFSWGTLLYHLALFFIGSVAMRGAGCTYNDLVDHKIDMAVARTRSRPLPSGRVSRMQAKVFIVLQALAGLGVLLQFNRFAIAAGLFSLVFVMIYPFAKRFTNWPQFFLGLAFSWGALMGWAGQFASLDWPPVLLYVGAIVWTIGYDTIYAHQDKEDDTAVGIGSTALLFGDRTHGWLVFLYGTALVCLFLSFWMAGVNILAFSGLAVAALMLFRQVWVLDIDNVAQCLSLFKSNNRVGALVFAGLVLPLLLA, from the coding sequence ATGGTTCATCACAGCGATTTGTCAGGCCGCGTTTCGGACGCGCCATCCAACAATTGGGTTTACCGGATCTTGCCGCGAACCCTCTGGCCCTATGCGCAATTGGCACGGTGGGATCGTCCCATCGGCTGGCAACTTCTGATGTGGCCATGCTTCTGGTCAGCCGCGCTCGCGGCCAATGTTGCGGCGCAGACCGGAACCTTTTCCTGGGGCACGTTGCTTTATCATCTCGCCCTGTTCTTCATCGGTTCGGTCGCGATGCGCGGGGCTGGCTGCACCTACAATGATCTGGTCGACCACAAGATCGATATGGCTGTGGCGCGTACCCGTTCGAGGCCTTTGCCATCAGGCCGGGTCAGCCGGATGCAGGCCAAGGTCTTCATCGTGCTGCAGGCGCTGGCGGGGCTGGGTGTGCTCCTTCAGTTCAACAGATTCGCCATTGCTGCAGGCCTGTTTTCCCTCGTCTTCGTGATGATTTACCCCTTCGCCAAGCGCTTCACCAACTGGCCGCAATTCTTCCTTGGTCTGGCGTTCAGTTGGGGTGCGTTGATGGGGTGGGCCGGACAATTCGCCTCGCTCGACTGGCCGCCTGTGCTGCTTTATGTCGGCGCCATTGTCTGGACGATCGGTTATGACACAATTTATGCGCATCAGGACAAGGAAGACGACACCGCTGTCGGCATCGGCTCAACGGCGTTGTTGTTCGGGGACAGGACACATGGCTGGCTGGTCTTTCTTTATGGCACAGCCCTTGTCTGCCTCTTTTTGTCGTTCTGGATGGCCGGCGTTAACATCCTCGCTTTCAGCGGACTTGCCGTCGCTGCGCTGATGTTGTTCCGACAGGTATGGGTACTGGATATCGACAACGTGGCACAGTGCCTGTCGCTGTTCAAATCCAACAATCGCGTCGGCGCGCTGGTTTTTGCCGGCCTTGTCCTGCCGCTTCTTCTGGCCTGA
- a CDS encoding DUF1217 domain-containing protein, with product MVSTYLSYDLINRDMKASLSRVSQQAMIERQTNYYKENIGKVTSVDEFLDDYQLYSYAMDAFGLGEMTYAKAFMKKVLESDLNDDNSFANKLTDERYRDFAAAFNFTQSTASVQSDAQLDKLIGLYDTSISDLDNSLSEETRYYKSMMGTVTNVDQVLRNDRLRAYVFQVFDIDEATYSYSHIKGLMTSDVDDPDSYLNQKYDAAYSDAVTKLTTKSNIELHAQVTSRIEAIDTELQDATLTTEERAALEEEKTTRQDQLTQLESVLPPQDEWETTLAAIKAEQSKLNSIVTQYNNMAKLAEAFEFNNDGTVAAGGAQTAENLTSLVDTYLTSAPRVTPTVATLNRDYFESKIGSITSVDELVADTRMLAYIRTAFDLNDMTIVTATIKNILTSDLSDPDNYIAKIGKNDERYLALRNAFNFQTDGTLTAGDVPQSVTQTAATTNGYMVHYNDKDDEADVKALNLFKSDIASVTSVKDFLNSSAVYDYALKAVGLDPDTVRPADIRKVLTSDLQDKKSYVYTLKDERYVKLAELFNFKSDGTVGSPVMAQSQIEMQTMSADYITKKSTFGTEADKTAATKETEYFTAEMQKIKTLDEFLANDRLTKLAMESLGIDPESVTKEQLEKMFTSDLDDPDSYLNKEMDPVFRRLVTAFNFDTEGNLLREDRSSIQTRRGLYETLDNYLQQTLETQAGEDNAGVRLALYFQRIAADTTSYYSILADTALQEFVNTTFGIPDEMANADVDTQVTMMKKYFDIEDFQDPDQVKKLISRFTVMYDSEQNTSDPILTLFSGGSVGISADTLLAVATLRGR from the coding sequence ATGGTATCGACCTATCTCAGCTACGACCTTATCAATCGCGATATGAAGGCGAGTCTTTCACGCGTGTCGCAGCAGGCGATGATCGAACGGCAGACGAATTACTACAAGGAAAACATCGGCAAGGTCACAAGTGTCGATGAGTTTCTCGATGACTACCAGCTGTATTCCTACGCCATGGATGCATTCGGTCTGGGCGAAATGACCTATGCCAAGGCCTTCATGAAAAAGGTTCTGGAAAGCGATCTGAACGACGACAACAGCTTCGCAAACAAGTTGACCGATGAGCGTTACCGGGACTTTGCTGCCGCTTTCAACTTTACGCAATCGACGGCTTCCGTGCAGTCCGATGCGCAGCTGGACAAGCTGATCGGCCTATACGACACATCGATTTCGGATCTGGACAACAGCCTTTCCGAGGAGACACGTTATTACAAGTCGATGATGGGAACGGTGACGAATGTCGACCAGGTCCTACGCAACGACAGACTTCGCGCTTACGTCTTCCAGGTTTTTGATATCGACGAAGCGACCTATTCTTACTCTCATATCAAGGGTCTGATGACGAGCGACGTCGATGATCCCGACAGCTATCTCAATCAGAAATACGATGCTGCCTATTCGGATGCCGTCACAAAATTGACCACCAAGAGCAACATTGAACTGCATGCCCAGGTGACGTCCCGAATTGAAGCAATCGATACGGAGTTGCAGGACGCGACGTTGACGACCGAAGAGCGGGCCGCGCTTGAGGAAGAGAAAACCACCCGTCAGGATCAGCTAACCCAGCTCGAATCAGTCCTGCCGCCGCAGGACGAATGGGAGACGACGCTTGCTGCAATCAAGGCGGAACAGTCAAAGCTGAATAGCATCGTCACGCAATACAACAATATGGCGAAGCTCGCTGAGGCCTTCGAATTCAACAATGACGGCACGGTTGCTGCGGGTGGCGCGCAGACCGCTGAAAACCTCACCAGCTTGGTGGATACCTATCTGACCAGCGCGCCGCGTGTGACGCCCACAGTCGCCACGCTGAACCGTGACTACTTCGAATCCAAGATCGGCTCGATCACCTCGGTTGATGAGCTTGTCGCGGACACCAGGATGTTGGCCTACATCAGGACGGCTTTCGATCTCAACGATATGACGATCGTTACGGCCACGATCAAAAACATTCTGACGAGCGACCTGAGTGATCCAGACAATTACATCGCGAAGATCGGCAAGAATGACGAGCGCTACCTTGCGCTCAGGAACGCCTTCAATTTCCAGACGGATGGCACGCTCACCGCAGGCGATGTTCCCCAGTCTGTGACGCAGACGGCAGCCACCACCAACGGCTATATGGTCCATTATAACGACAAGGACGATGAGGCGGACGTAAAGGCTCTCAACCTGTTCAAGAGCGACATTGCGAGCGTGACCTCGGTCAAGGATTTCCTCAACAGCAGCGCTGTTTACGATTACGCCCTCAAGGCCGTTGGTCTTGACCCCGATACGGTCCGGCCTGCCGACATCCGCAAGGTGCTGACAAGCGATCTGCAGGACAAGAAAAGTTATGTCTATACGCTCAAGGACGAGCGTTATGTAAAGCTGGCGGAACTCTTCAATTTCAAATCGGATGGGACTGTCGGCTCTCCGGTGATGGCTCAGTCCCAGATTGAAATGCAGACCATGTCCGCCGACTATATCACGAAGAAGTCCACTTTCGGGACGGAAGCGGACAAGACAGCGGCGACAAAAGAGACGGAATATTTCACTGCTGAAATGCAGAAAATTAAAACGCTCGATGAGTTCCTCGCAAATGACCGGCTGACGAAGCTGGCGATGGAATCGCTTGGCATCGATCCTGAAAGCGTGACGAAAGAACAACTGGAAAAGATGTTCACGTCCGATCTCGATGATCCGGACAGCTATCTCAACAAGGAAATGGACCCGGTCTTCCGCCGTCTTGTGACAGCCTTCAACTTCGATACTGAGGGCAACCTGTTGCGTGAGGACCGCAGTTCGATCCAGACGCGCCGCGGACTTTACGAGACGCTCGACAACTACCTGCAGCAGACGCTCGAAACGCAGGCGGGTGAAGACAATGCCGGTGTGCGACTGGCGCTTTATTTCCAGCGCATTGCCGCCGATACCACGTCCTATTATTCGATCCTGGCGGACACCGCGCTTCAGGAATTTGTAAACACCACCTTCGGCATTCCCGACGAGATGGCGAATGCAGACGTGGATACGCAGGTCACGATGATGAAGAAATACTTCGACATCGAGGACTTCCAGGACCCGGATCAGGTCAAGAAACTGATTTCCCGCTTCACCGTCATGTACGACAGCGAACAGAATACCAGCGATCCGATCCTGACGCTATTCAGTGGCGGTTCGGTCGGTATCAGCGCCGACACGCTGCTCGCGGTTGCCACCCTGAGAGGCCGGTAA